A single window of Zootoca vivipara chromosome 17, rZooViv1.1, whole genome shotgun sequence DNA harbors:
- the ARHGAP30 gene encoding rho GTPase-activating protein 30 isoform X3, translating to MSLAMKARQKVKRKGQAKDRVFGCDLIEHLQLSGRDVPQVLKSCTEFVEKHGIVDGIYRLSGGSSNIQKLRLEFDNDRGSPDLNLYLQDIHCVSSLCKAYFRELPNPLLTYQLYDKFADAVAIQMEEGRLEKIKDVLKELPAPHYRTLEFLMKHLVHMASFSSETNMHVRNLAIVWAPNLLRSKDIESSGFNGTAAFMEVRIQSIVVEFILTHVDQIFNNVPLCAGSRESLRKSLLLAGSPVTFSDEKYSFSCNIPAALNQGDGPPQMRPYHTIIELNDNKRKGSLKAKKWKSIFNLGRSSHDAKRKLNKPEDKDDKMGKMRLRPAKSMDSLSSMPCASDDDIQLGRKISQKQLTLCRESFDGPASLDNSFLLSESEEYTERPKAEEAQGESEGETTAKSEPTTPKASRSSLVGVAPQGRSPKTGRNRAEKCAGVHISGPFSVTVPFHITSNLSLSRLTRGLECPALSHCALEKDPPETSGAKEDEPSKQKETEEKLVPVTNKEDAGYAKAGGLSDSEENQMSLEVQDSFSFLDSQDAWLGESMDGDQPRKSTSIVPDFAGSGVDSSPLTEDDMSSGFMNEMIGGGMQLEMFPAVSALDYLSIEECMNEHSEEEDDQYYLAVGCSDGEEVSKEVDSEEVYLSAFDDLSPLAGKLQHFQQPDEDQALDDTHLPRSTLDDQPFSLAGQPSPEDPDSSHLFEVGREPLLDGPPVHNFRLDDSQLDPDSANPSEEELQAFPDSATDFSQLETLMKAESETTQVDPGLAALQMESINTRGEDDLLLGTGCLMHPKCPDGVPENPVQRSSVQENQNHAAQPSLENEQERHNALGIEQVARSPCIPSIAADGSTVEVDGLSDWHPDYEFPFQEAEQLQRGETALHPQAAAALSPLDVSTLHRAPLSSLLDNCSENASSEMSPMLALSLEPGAPPERSPPDGSSPDNCNGSEASSLGAPSLQGCPESPPQTPPHSMPAKAYDALKHDLSDGSVSMRLTSHAIRVQQAKSFPVVPPKPQFAKIPPSLMPISPTKEASLMWCSPPVPEKNCRNGIKEGTNEGSLRRPLRPASLDIHCNTPDSMENVKTPPASSKLPTSPGICLGDSGALRKQRNSMPVSLEKYDRDYESRGGDTVPKLLHSPLDKYSLWPKSSDDLPNTKCSLLESLDKHSSSTTTTKGEEGKGEPCQKQLPVPLLLSEAGGAALQKQRWASWRNGNSMSFDEAVALAKERHVGQSPVRRMQTYCFGDMEGLHGPPRTERPPPNPKPALKPLGQRPLRPPACAGTAADALVPGKPLLAPALPDIIPEGQLSPNLEALSLPQDLPPRRRLSLTKAGRRASNSEEVLLAAQQERR from the exons ATGTCGCTCGCCATGAAAGCCCGGCAGAAGGTGAAGCGGAAGGGACAGGCCAAGGATCGGGTCTTTGGGTGTGACCTAATAGAGCATCTGCAGTTATCTGGCCGGGATG TTCCTCAGGTTCTGAAGAGCTGCACAGAGTTTGTGGAGAAGCACGGAATCGTGGATGGGATCTACCGGCTGTCGGGAGGTTCCTCGAACATCCAGAAGCTGAG GTTGGAATTTGACAACGACCGGGGCTCGCCTGACCTCAACTTGTACCTCCAGGACATCCACTGCGTGAGCTCGCTCTGCAAAGCCTACTTCAGGGAGCTGCCCAACCCGCTCCTCACCTATCAGCTCTATGATAAGTTTGCT GAtgctgtggccatccagatggaAGAGGGCCGGCTGGAAAAGATCAAGGATGTGCTGAAGGAACTCCCAGCGCCCCACTACAG GACTTTGGAGTTCCTGATGAAGCATCTAGTTCACATGGCCTCTTTCAGCTCCGAGACCAACATGCATGTACGGAACCTGGCCATTGTCTGGGCTCCCAACCTGCTCAG GTCCAAGGACATTGAGTCGTCTGGCTTCAACGGCACAGCGGCCTTCATGGAGGTCCGCATCCAGTCCATTGTGGTGGAGTTTATCCTCACCCACGTGGATCAGATTTTCAATAATGTCCCTCTCTGTG CCGGGAGCCGGGAATCTCTCAGGAAGTCCCTTCTCCTTGCGGGCTCACCGGTGACCTTTAGCGACGAGAAATACTCCTTTTCCTGCAATATCCCAGCTGCGCTGAACCAGGGGGATGGCCCACCACAGATGCGACCCTACCACACCATCATCGAGCTCAACGACAACAA AAGAAAAGGATCCCTTAAGGCAAAGAAATGGAAGTCAATTTTCAACCTCGGCCGATCCAGCCATGATGCCAAACGCAAGTTGAACAAGCCGGAGGACAAAG ATGACAAAATGGGAAAGATGCGTCTACGGCCGGCCAAAAGCATGGATTCCCTCAGCTCCATGCCATGTGCCAGCGATG ATGACATTCAGCTGGGGAGGAAGATCTCCCAGAAGCAGCTCACTCTGTGCCGTGAGAGTTTTGATGGCCCGGCTTCTCTCGATAACAGTTTCCTGCTGTCGGAGTCCGAGGAGTATACGGAGAGGCCCAAGGCTGAAGAAGCACAAGGCGAGTCGGAGGGTGAAACCACTGCCAAGTCGGAGCCCACCACCCCGAAAGCCAGCAGGTCCAGCCTTGTCGGGGTGGCCCCTCAAGGGAGATCCCCCAAAACTGGGCGGAACCGCGCGGAGAAGTGCGCCGGCGTCCACATCTCTGGGCCTTTCTCTGTCACAGTCCCATTCCACATCACTTCCAACCTCAGTTTGTCCCGGCTAACGCGGGGGCTCGAGTGCCCTGCCCTGAGCCACTGTGCCTTGGAGAAGGACCCTCCTGAGACCTCTGGGGCCAAAGAAGATGAGCCTTCTAAGCAGAAAGAAACTGAGGAGAAGCTGGTGCCTGTCACAAACAAGGAAGACGCTGGAT ATGCAAAGGCAGGAGGCCTGTCTGATTCGGAAGAGAACCAGATGTCTTTGGAGGTCCAGGACTCCTTCTCTTTCCTGGACAGCCAAGATGCCTGGCTGGGTGAAAGCATGGATGGAGACCAGCCCCGGAAGAGCACCAGCATAGTGCCTGATTTTGCAGGCAGTGGTGTGGACAGTTCTCCACTCACGGAGGACGACATGAGCAGTGGGTTCATGAATGAGATGATAGGAGGAGGGATGCAG CTGGAGATGTTTCCAGCTGTTTCAGCACTAGATTACCTGTCCATTGAGGAGTGTATGAACGAGCACTCGGAAGAGGAAGATGACCAATATTATCTGGCTGTGGGATGTTCAGATGGCGAAGAGGTTTCTAAGGAGGTTGACAGTGAAGAGGTCTACTTGAGTGCTTTTGATGACCTCAGCCCCTTAGCTGGCAAATTACAGCATTTCCAGCAGCCAGATGAAGACCAGGCTCTTGATGACACCCATCTCCCAAGGAGCACGTTGGACGATCAGCCCTTCAGTCTGGCCGGACAGCCCTCACCTGAAGACCCAGACAGCTCCCATCTCTTTGAGGTTGGCAGGGAGCCTCTCTTGGATGGCCCTCCAGTTCACAACTTCAGGTTAGATGATTCCCAGCTGGATCCAGATTCAGCCAATCCATCTGAAGAAGAGTTGCAGGCCTTCCCAGATTCTGCTACTGATTTCAGTCAGTTGGAAACACTCATGAAGGCTGAATCTGAGACCACCCAGGTAGATCCAGGCTTGGCAGCGTTGCAGATGGAAAGCATAAACACCAGAGGTGAAGATGACCTGCTTCTAGGAACAGGGTGCTTGATGCATCCCAAATGCCCCGATGGAGTTCCAGAAAACCCTGTGCAAAGATCTTCGGTTCAAGAGAATCAAAACCATGCAGCCCAACCGAGCCTTGAAAATGAGCAGGAACGACACAATGCATTAGGTATTGAGCAGGTTGCTAGATCTCCTTGCATCCCCAGCATAGCGGCTGATGGATCTACCGTGGAGGTAGATGGATTGTCTGACTGGCACCCAGACTATGAGTTCCCATTTCAAGAGGCAGAGCAGCTACAGAGGGGAGAGACTGCTCTTCATCctcaggcagcagcagctctttcaCCCCTGGATGTCTCCACTTTGCACAGAGCTCCACTTTCCTCTTTGCTGGACAATTGCTCTGAAAACGCTTCTTCCGAGATGTCTCCAATGCTTGCGTTGAGTCTTGAGCCAGGTGCTCCACCTGAGAGATCCCCTCCTGATGGCTCCTCGCCTGACAATTGCAATGGGTCTGAAGCCTCGTCGCTTGGGGCCCCTTCTCTGCAGGGCTGCCCAGAAAGTCCTCCACAGACACCACCGCATTCAATGCCAGCGAAAGCCTACGATGCCCTCAAGCACGACCTCTCTGACGGAAGCGTCTCCATGAGGTTGACCTCGCATGCCATCAGAGTGCAGCAGGCGAAATCTTTCCCGGTCGTGCCTCCGAAACCCCAGTTTGCCAAGATCCCTCCGTCCTTAATGCCAATATCTCCGACCAAGGAAGCCTCCCTCATGTGGTGTAGCCCACCTGTCCcagaaaagaactgtagaaaCGGGATAAAAGAGGGGACCAACGAAGGCTCTCTGCGCAGGCCCCTTCGCCCAGCCAGCCTGGACATACATTGCAACACCCCCGATAGCATGGAAAATGTAAAAACTCCCCCAGCTTCTTCCAAGCTACCCACCTCTCCAGGTATCTGTCTTGGCGATTCAGGGGCCCTGCGAAAGCAGCGGAATTCCATGCCTGTGAGTTTAGAGAAATATGACAGAGATTATGAGAGCAGAGGAGGAGACACAGTCCCAAAGCTACTGCACTCCCCACTGGACAAATACAGCCTTTGGCCCAAGAGCAGTGATGACCTCCCTAATACAAAGTGCTCTCTGCTAGAAAGTTTGgataaacacagcagcagcactacCACCACCAAGGGTGAAGAAGGGAAGGGTGAGCCCTGCcaaaagcaacttccggtgcctctATTGCTCAGCGAGGCTGGTGGGGCTGCCCTCCAGAAGCAGAGATGGGCCAGCTGGCGCAACGGGAACAGCATGTCGTTTGACGAGGCCGTCGCTCTTGCCAAGGAGAGGCACGTGGGCCAGTCCCCGGTGAGGAGGATGCAGACCTACTGTTTTGGCGACATGGAGGGGCTGCATGGCCCTCCCAGAACAGAGAGGCCTCCCCCGAACCCCAAGCCCGCCCTGAAGCCTCTGGGGCAGCGGCCCCTGAGACCCCCGGCCTGCGCAGGCACAGCCGCAGATGCCCTTGTCCCGGGGAAGCCGCTTCTTGCTCCAGCGTTGCCTGACATCATCCCAGAAGGCCAACTCTCTCCAAACCTGGAAGCTCTGTCCCTTCCTCAGGATCTCCCGCCAAGGAGAAGACTGAGCTTGACGAAAGCAGGGCGGCGTGCGTCCAACTCGGAAGAGGTGCTTTTAGCAGCACAGCAGGAGCGGAGGTGA
- the ARHGAP30 gene encoding rho GTPase-activating protein 30 isoform X2 codes for MCFKCMVSSCPVAVQNGGPFGGGPQEAPRPALQGGDDASPPGNNSKLPFRAISAICQEAPPFPRLTLNPFPVPQVLKSCTEFVEKHGIVDGIYRLSGGSSNIQKLRLEFDNDRGSPDLNLYLQDIHCVSSLCKAYFRELPNPLLTYQLYDKFADAVAIQMEEGRLEKIKDVLKELPAPHYRTLEFLMKHLVHMASFSSETNMHVRNLAIVWAPNLLRSKDIESSGFNGTAAFMEVRIQSIVVEFILTHVDQIFNNVPLCAGSRESLRKSLLLAGSPVTFSDEKYSFSCNIPAALNQGDGPPQMRPYHTIIELNDNKKGSLKAKKWKSIFNLGRSSHDAKRKLNKPEDKDDKMGKMRLRPAKSMDSLSSMPCASDDDIQLGRKISQKQLTLCRESFDGPASLDNSFLLSESEEYTERPKAEEAQGESEGETTAKSEPTTPKASRSSLVGVAPQGRSPKTGRNRAEKCAGVHISGPFSVTVPFHITSNLSLSRLTRGLECPALSHCALEKDPPETSGAKEDEPSKQKETEEKLVPVTNKEDAGYAKAGGLSDSEENQMSLEVQDSFSFLDSQDAWLGESMDGDQPRKSTSIVPDFAGSGVDSSPLTEDDMSSGFMNEMIGGGMQLEMFPAVSALDYLSIEECMNEHSEEEDDQYYLAVGCSDGEEVSKEVDSEEVYLSAFDDLSPLAGKLQHFQQPDEDQALDDTHLPRSTLDDQPFSLAGQPSPEDPDSSHLFEVGREPLLDGPPVHNFRLDDSQLDPDSANPSEEELQAFPDSATDFSQLETLMKAESETTQVDPGLAALQMESINTRGEDDLLLGTGCLMHPKCPDGVPENPVQRSSVQENQNHAAQPSLENEQERHNALGIEQVARSPCIPSIAADGSTVEVDGLSDWHPDYEFPFQEAEQLQRGETALHPQAAAALSPLDVSTLHRAPLSSLLDNCSENASSEMSPMLALSLEPGAPPERSPPDGSSPDNCNGSEASSLGAPSLQGCPESPPQTPPHSMPAKAYDALKHDLSDGSVSMRLTSHAIRVQQAKSFPVVPPKPQFAKIPPSLMPISPTKEASLMWCSPPVPEKNCRNGIKEGTNEGSLRRPLRPASLDIHCNTPDSMENVKTPPASSKLPTSPGICLGDSGALRKQRNSMPVSLEKYDRDYESRGGDTVPKLLHSPLDKYSLWPKSSDDLPNTKCSLLESLDKHSSSTTTTKGEEGKGEPCQKQLPVPLLLSEAGGAALQKQRWASWRNGNSMSFDEAVALAKERHVGQSPVRRMQTYCFGDMEGLHGPPRTERPPPNPKPALKPLGQRPLRPPACAGTAADALVPGKPLLAPALPDIIPEGQLSPNLEALSLPQDLPPRRRLSLTKAGRRASNSEEVLLAAQQERR; via the exons atgtgcttcaaatgtatggtgtcgAGCTGCCCTGTGGCTGTCCAGAATGGAGGTCCCTTTGGTGGTGGGCCCCAGGAGGCCCCACGGCCAGCCCTGCAGGGTGGTGATGATGCCAGCCCTCCCGGGAACAACAGCAAGCTGCCTTTCAGGGCGATTTCGGCCATCTGTCAAGAGGCACCGCCATTCCCCAGGCTGACTCTCAACCCTTTCCCAGTTCCTCAGGTTCTGAAGAGCTGCACAGAGTTTGTGGAGAAGCACGGAATCGTGGATGGGATCTACCGGCTGTCGGGAGGTTCCTCGAACATCCAGAAGCTGAG GTTGGAATTTGACAACGACCGGGGCTCGCCTGACCTCAACTTGTACCTCCAGGACATCCACTGCGTGAGCTCGCTCTGCAAAGCCTACTTCAGGGAGCTGCCCAACCCGCTCCTCACCTATCAGCTCTATGATAAGTTTGCT GAtgctgtggccatccagatggaAGAGGGCCGGCTGGAAAAGATCAAGGATGTGCTGAAGGAACTCCCAGCGCCCCACTACAG GACTTTGGAGTTCCTGATGAAGCATCTAGTTCACATGGCCTCTTTCAGCTCCGAGACCAACATGCATGTACGGAACCTGGCCATTGTCTGGGCTCCCAACCTGCTCAG GTCCAAGGACATTGAGTCGTCTGGCTTCAACGGCACAGCGGCCTTCATGGAGGTCCGCATCCAGTCCATTGTGGTGGAGTTTATCCTCACCCACGTGGATCAGATTTTCAATAATGTCCCTCTCTGTG CCGGGAGCCGGGAATCTCTCAGGAAGTCCCTTCTCCTTGCGGGCTCACCGGTGACCTTTAGCGACGAGAAATACTCCTTTTCCTGCAATATCCCAGCTGCGCTGAACCAGGGGGATGGCCCACCACAGATGCGACCCTACCACACCATCATCGAGCTCAACGACAACAA AAAAGGATCCCTTAAGGCAAAGAAATGGAAGTCAATTTTCAACCTCGGCCGATCCAGCCATGATGCCAAACGCAAGTTGAACAAGCCGGAGGACAAAG ATGACAAAATGGGAAAGATGCGTCTACGGCCGGCCAAAAGCATGGATTCCCTCAGCTCCATGCCATGTGCCAGCGATG ATGACATTCAGCTGGGGAGGAAGATCTCCCAGAAGCAGCTCACTCTGTGCCGTGAGAGTTTTGATGGCCCGGCTTCTCTCGATAACAGTTTCCTGCTGTCGGAGTCCGAGGAGTATACGGAGAGGCCCAAGGCTGAAGAAGCACAAGGCGAGTCGGAGGGTGAAACCACTGCCAAGTCGGAGCCCACCACCCCGAAAGCCAGCAGGTCCAGCCTTGTCGGGGTGGCCCCTCAAGGGAGATCCCCCAAAACTGGGCGGAACCGCGCGGAGAAGTGCGCCGGCGTCCACATCTCTGGGCCTTTCTCTGTCACAGTCCCATTCCACATCACTTCCAACCTCAGTTTGTCCCGGCTAACGCGGGGGCTCGAGTGCCCTGCCCTGAGCCACTGTGCCTTGGAGAAGGACCCTCCTGAGACCTCTGGGGCCAAAGAAGATGAGCCTTCTAAGCAGAAAGAAACTGAGGAGAAGCTGGTGCCTGTCACAAACAAGGAAGACGCTGGAT ATGCAAAGGCAGGAGGCCTGTCTGATTCGGAAGAGAACCAGATGTCTTTGGAGGTCCAGGACTCCTTCTCTTTCCTGGACAGCCAAGATGCCTGGCTGGGTGAAAGCATGGATGGAGACCAGCCCCGGAAGAGCACCAGCATAGTGCCTGATTTTGCAGGCAGTGGTGTGGACAGTTCTCCACTCACGGAGGACGACATGAGCAGTGGGTTCATGAATGAGATGATAGGAGGAGGGATGCAG CTGGAGATGTTTCCAGCTGTTTCAGCACTAGATTACCTGTCCATTGAGGAGTGTATGAACGAGCACTCGGAAGAGGAAGATGACCAATATTATCTGGCTGTGGGATGTTCAGATGGCGAAGAGGTTTCTAAGGAGGTTGACAGTGAAGAGGTCTACTTGAGTGCTTTTGATGACCTCAGCCCCTTAGCTGGCAAATTACAGCATTTCCAGCAGCCAGATGAAGACCAGGCTCTTGATGACACCCATCTCCCAAGGAGCACGTTGGACGATCAGCCCTTCAGTCTGGCCGGACAGCCCTCACCTGAAGACCCAGACAGCTCCCATCTCTTTGAGGTTGGCAGGGAGCCTCTCTTGGATGGCCCTCCAGTTCACAACTTCAGGTTAGATGATTCCCAGCTGGATCCAGATTCAGCCAATCCATCTGAAGAAGAGTTGCAGGCCTTCCCAGATTCTGCTACTGATTTCAGTCAGTTGGAAACACTCATGAAGGCTGAATCTGAGACCACCCAGGTAGATCCAGGCTTGGCAGCGTTGCAGATGGAAAGCATAAACACCAGAGGTGAAGATGACCTGCTTCTAGGAACAGGGTGCTTGATGCATCCCAAATGCCCCGATGGAGTTCCAGAAAACCCTGTGCAAAGATCTTCGGTTCAAGAGAATCAAAACCATGCAGCCCAACCGAGCCTTGAAAATGAGCAGGAACGACACAATGCATTAGGTATTGAGCAGGTTGCTAGATCTCCTTGCATCCCCAGCATAGCGGCTGATGGATCTACCGTGGAGGTAGATGGATTGTCTGACTGGCACCCAGACTATGAGTTCCCATTTCAAGAGGCAGAGCAGCTACAGAGGGGAGAGACTGCTCTTCATCctcaggcagcagcagctctttcaCCCCTGGATGTCTCCACTTTGCACAGAGCTCCACTTTCCTCTTTGCTGGACAATTGCTCTGAAAACGCTTCTTCCGAGATGTCTCCAATGCTTGCGTTGAGTCTTGAGCCAGGTGCTCCACCTGAGAGATCCCCTCCTGATGGCTCCTCGCCTGACAATTGCAATGGGTCTGAAGCCTCGTCGCTTGGGGCCCCTTCTCTGCAGGGCTGCCCAGAAAGTCCTCCACAGACACCACCGCATTCAATGCCAGCGAAAGCCTACGATGCCCTCAAGCACGACCTCTCTGACGGAAGCGTCTCCATGAGGTTGACCTCGCATGCCATCAGAGTGCAGCAGGCGAAATCTTTCCCGGTCGTGCCTCCGAAACCCCAGTTTGCCAAGATCCCTCCGTCCTTAATGCCAATATCTCCGACCAAGGAAGCCTCCCTCATGTGGTGTAGCCCACCTGTCCcagaaaagaactgtagaaaCGGGATAAAAGAGGGGACCAACGAAGGCTCTCTGCGCAGGCCCCTTCGCCCAGCCAGCCTGGACATACATTGCAACACCCCCGATAGCATGGAAAATGTAAAAACTCCCCCAGCTTCTTCCAAGCTACCCACCTCTCCAGGTATCTGTCTTGGCGATTCAGGGGCCCTGCGAAAGCAGCGGAATTCCATGCCTGTGAGTTTAGAGAAATATGACAGAGATTATGAGAGCAGAGGAGGAGACACAGTCCCAAAGCTACTGCACTCCCCACTGGACAAATACAGCCTTTGGCCCAAGAGCAGTGATGACCTCCCTAATACAAAGTGCTCTCTGCTAGAAAGTTTGgataaacacagcagcagcactacCACCACCAAGGGTGAAGAAGGGAAGGGTGAGCCCTGCcaaaagcaacttccggtgcctctATTGCTCAGCGAGGCTGGTGGGGCTGCCCTCCAGAAGCAGAGATGGGCCAGCTGGCGCAACGGGAACAGCATGTCGTTTGACGAGGCCGTCGCTCTTGCCAAGGAGAGGCACGTGGGCCAGTCCCCGGTGAGGAGGATGCAGACCTACTGTTTTGGCGACATGGAGGGGCTGCATGGCCCTCCCAGAACAGAGAGGCCTCCCCCGAACCCCAAGCCCGCCCTGAAGCCTCTGGGGCAGCGGCCCCTGAGACCCCCGGCCTGCGCAGGCACAGCCGCAGATGCCCTTGTCCCGGGGAAGCCGCTTCTTGCTCCAGCGTTGCCTGACATCATCCCAGAAGGCCAACTCTCTCCAAACCTGGAAGCTCTGTCCCTTCCTCAGGATCTCCCGCCAAGGAGAAGACTGAGCTTGACGAAAGCAGGGCGGCGTGCGTCCAACTCGGAAGAGGTGCTTTTAGCAGCACAGCAGGAGCGGAGGTGA